From one Basilea psittacipulmonis DSM 24701 genomic stretch:
- a CDS encoding MuF-C-terminal domain-containing protein produces MEKALNEQYEVDVDKQATELGATTAELISATKKKQEEDKAYWEGVMNSMRELDKWEAEQERIANEREREKELQAKIKMQIATLQNAEQEAEYRKIAKALNKPIWYVRENYEQAKMLSTDTSYVERSKKVRDFLNIPDMVDIAHDDVENLSAMASITEGVTNAGKATVKGAAKSGQDLLVGGAALLNGWVGENFDTPIRFLFGDNPFLRNEAGFRKMHATMRAGIEQILPTPQSAIYSAFESVGYMVPSLTVGFLTGGATLGASASTTAMANTATALMGAGVASSSYLDARDRGLSANQALIYGLGQGGIEIATERIPAKVFFKNIQVGSPFYKSIINQLSSEIPSEQVATIFQDLNEWATLNPEKPFSEYLAERPEAAYNTLVSTVVATGVMGGAGHVIGRVIHKNEQKHQSANKTIVMANAIHEMSKVAVDSKLRTRDPEAFKDYVASLFGDTDVQEVYISGELLQQSGIAQDLVKENPEFAEKLNLAISTGQDVKIPITDYVTHVATHENAEQLAEHIKIDPDGMTVKEAKEYLPKAEEELKASIDRAIEADNQERVRLVNESAQRLEAKLTDQITATGVYTPDVAKAQVAPIVSMYKATAERLGITPEELFERHPVQIQAGVVNTAGYEQALKNSPPQGWVHVDRNDRSAVASLWQGNSSSNAVFWTDEGGKLGDLIPSLKGYSVSIDRSAVKHIKKKHGDSESEQSRGQVAITEKDIAIIPEIVRDFDDIQFSDIPGTHTKRIAFSKKVDDGVLVYIADSSKKKQDLRTVTMWKYPSTANAHKVLQHAVPLLNLTSETKEGISHITEDVSSNNSESQYYQGDINTVESTSFTETANKYGGKQAYEQAKSQGKTELTYEQWVQVRTPEFKAWFGNWEKPNKKTSKVVNPRTGEPLVVYHGTGHAPFDTFTMDFMGKNGTADGRGHYFTSDPNFANLYTSENGHVFSVFLNVPTVFSNDKVTLKPTAIKKIIKRIDELNGDETEVGFLSNYDDVAYSGEAAAMRTALEYLLEENSNDVDVINEMININGMSAEQTLQAVSEVLGATGSIINQADGSQHFVVSGSNQIKSAVGNVGTFSKDNPNIYYQLDERINSDFAKAVDKAFTDPKSQGAVKVGKTPAVLKMLGLPDTKVIITHQVLHKVMGGKHNVSPEVLKRLPKEINNPVAVMKSHTKENSYVVLTELLEQENGVDKPVIAALHLKQTKSGFELINIASVYGRSKSQIQTGLNEDLLYLNKEKGSRLADTLGLQLPAPYLNLEKLDSENLVTDNVKTESDLNQYITQNSLRQDNDSPRGAFNPESNTIHLFQKADFSTLAHEMGHAYLEMNNKIVNELISRPEGSLTEQEQSMVDDFNTTLKWFGVKDIQTWNSMSIEQKREYHEQFARGYEAYLFEGNSPSVEMSGVFARFSAWLKSIYKNIKSLNVELNDEIRGVFDRMIATESQIEMMEQARQMIPLFETAEQAGMTQEEFAHYQSLNQQASEQAKEELGNKSVRTMKWLGNARGRALKNLQAQAKGLRAEIAKEVTPQIMQQPLYVAWTFLTGKRNGDHPSARFNRQEIAQKYGKDSVIYQKLDKHRMMTNDGMTADMVAELLSYESSDQLIQELATAMSPQEAIEATVDQLMLERHSEFATESGIEALADQAVHNELRQKMVAMELGAFERATKGVNSKSSLLMKAAKSIATNILNKQRIRDLTPGQYASAETRAGKLAMQELKKGNTDKAAMFKRNQLLNSVLTRQVYDTKEQIYKDLKYLRKFDKDSIRKKIDREHLDQIDYLLNKMDLRSSRTLADIDRSQQLAKWVEEQRAQRLDPDIDAVTLDAAQKTSYKNMTVEEFNAFVDAIKQIEHQGKLKRQLLLEKSRRTFEERRDEVVSSIYEHAGTKNVNNRSPSGVWATWFEKVRKFGQAHIKTAIQMRIMDGGRDGGPLWNLFIRTANERQTWKTTKTAELTKRLYDLLEPISKAGGFGKKIHIKEINESLTKEQIFMVGLNVGNDGNLQRLMSGEKWNEAQLQAVLSHLSKEDWDAIQGIWDTFESLRPEIAAKEKRLNGKEPDWIETRSVVTPYGTYRGGYFPIKYDPAQSQSADSHFSAEDGKRAMQAAYTASTTRRNFIKSRVDVVENRPLLLQMSVVYSGLNDVVHDLAWHEWLIDTNRLLRDAQIDKAIRDKYGAVVLANIKGWVSAIAEGDHKSGSAWDAASSFVRKNVSVASLGFSFWSAIQQPIGLTQSVVRVGGKWVVRSTKSYMANPVKMTQAVREKSVFMANRSKTYMRELNELNNVIRKRSKLDEFNRKYAYSLMMLTQGMVDTITWNAAYEKAIAQGVDEKTAIALSDQAVIDSQGGGETKDLSAIERGSPTEKLFTVFYSFFNTQLNLAYSSAKSKQAVLAKVKDFSWLYLAPAILTVMLKSAVTPSDDDDEDSLWLAVSNELTGQLISQFAYIREAQSAWNALFGQSAISYSGPAGLRSLKTLENVATQIRQGELDEGLVRSLVDLAGNAKGLPSVQINRTIKGVDALMEGDTSNPLAIFFGYKGK; encoded by the coding sequence ATGGAAAAGGCTTTAAACGAGCAATATGAGGTTGATGTAGACAAACAGGCAACTGAACTTGGGGCTACCACCGCAGAACTTATTTCTGCCACAAAGAAAAAACAAGAAGAGGACAAAGCCTATTGGGAAGGCGTCATGAATAGCATGAGGGAGCTTGATAAATGGGAGGCTGAGCAAGAAAGAATCGCTAATGAACGAGAGCGAGAAAAAGAGCTTCAAGCAAAAATTAAAATGCAAATTGCAACGCTTCAAAATGCTGAACAAGAAGCCGAGTATAGGAAAATAGCCAAGGCATTGAATAAGCCTATTTGGTATGTTCGTGAGAACTATGAGCAGGCTAAGATGTTAAGTACGGATACCTCTTATGTAGAGCGTTCTAAAAAAGTTAGAGACTTTTTAAACATCCCTGATATGGTGGATATCGCTCATGACGATGTAGAGAATTTATCCGCGATGGCTTCTATCACTGAAGGTGTCACTAACGCAGGAAAGGCTACAGTAAAAGGAGCAGCCAAGTCTGGACAGGACTTATTAGTAGGTGGAGCCGCCTTGCTCAACGGTTGGGTGGGTGAAAACTTTGATACTCCCATTAGATTTCTGTTTGGCGATAATCCGTTTTTAAGAAACGAAGCAGGATTCAGAAAGATGCACGCCACGATGAGAGCAGGTATAGAACAAATCCTACCCACCCCTCAAAGTGCTATATATTCTGCTTTTGAATCGGTCGGTTATATGGTTCCTTCTTTGACCGTTGGATTCCTGACGGGCGGGGCCACTCTGGGAGCAAGTGCTAGTACAACGGCAATGGCTAATACCGCCACTGCTTTAATGGGAGCGGGGGTAGCTTCAAGCTCCTATCTTGATGCACGTGATAGAGGGCTTAGTGCAAACCAAGCACTGATTTATGGGCTAGGCCAAGGGGGTATTGAGATTGCCACTGAGAGGATTCCTGCTAAAGTCTTTTTTAAAAATATCCAAGTAGGCTCGCCATTTTATAAATCCATCATCAATCAGCTGTCCTCTGAAATCCCTAGTGAACAGGTGGCCACTATCTTTCAGGACTTGAACGAATGGGCAACGCTGAATCCAGAAAAGCCATTTAGTGAATACTTGGCTGAACGACCCGAAGCTGCGTATAACACGCTAGTCTCTACCGTAGTGGCCACTGGTGTGATGGGTGGTGCAGGACATGTGATTGGTCGTGTTATTCATAAGAATGAACAAAAGCATCAATCTGCTAATAAGACCATCGTGATGGCCAATGCGATTCATGAGATGTCCAAAGTAGCAGTTGACTCAAAATTAAGAACGCGTGACCCTGAAGCCTTTAAAGACTATGTAGCGAGTCTCTTTGGTGACACAGATGTTCAAGAGGTCTATATCAGTGGCGAGCTATTGCAACAGTCTGGCATTGCTCAAGATTTGGTTAAAGAAAATCCTGAGTTTGCAGAGAAATTGAATTTAGCGATTAGCACGGGTCAAGATGTGAAGATTCCGATTACGGATTACGTCACTCATGTGGCTACGCATGAGAACGCTGAACAGTTAGCTGAGCATATTAAGATTGACCCCGATGGCATGACGGTGAAAGAGGCTAAGGAGTATTTGCCTAAAGCTGAGGAAGAGTTAAAAGCGTCTATTGACCGAGCGATAGAGGCGGACAATCAAGAACGCGTTCGTCTAGTGAATGAATCCGCCCAACGTCTAGAGGCTAAACTTACCGACCAAATTACCGCTACTGGGGTGTATACACCTGACGTGGCTAAGGCACAAGTAGCCCCTATAGTTTCGATGTATAAGGCAACTGCTGAACGTTTAGGTATTACACCTGAGGAATTGTTTGAACGACACCCTGTGCAGATTCAAGCAGGTGTGGTTAATACTGCAGGATATGAGCAGGCGTTAAAGAATAGTCCACCACAAGGATGGGTGCATGTTGATCGTAACGACCGTAGTGCAGTGGCATCTTTATGGCAAGGCAATAGCTCATCTAATGCTGTGTTTTGGACAGATGAAGGAGGAAAGCTAGGCGATTTAATCCCTAGTTTAAAAGGATATTCTGTATCTATTGATCGTTCTGCAGTTAAACATATTAAAAAGAAACATGGTGATTCTGAATCAGAACAATCCAGAGGACAAGTTGCTATAACAGAAAAAGATATTGCTATCATTCCTGAAATTGTACGTGATTTTGACGATATTCAATTTAGTGATATTCCCGGAACCCACACAAAGCGGATAGCTTTTTCAAAGAAAGTGGATGATGGGGTGCTTGTATATATTGCGGATTCTAGCAAGAAAAAGCAAGATTTAAGAACGGTAACAATGTGGAAGTATCCTTCAACGGCCAATGCCCACAAAGTGTTACAACACGCTGTGCCCCTGTTAAACCTAACGTCCGAAACGAAAGAAGGCATATCCCACATTACTGAAGATGTTAGCTCAAATAACAGTGAAAGTCAATATTATCAAGGCGATATTAATACTGTTGAGAGTACATCCTTTACAGAAACAGCCAATAAATACGGTGGTAAGCAGGCCTATGAGCAAGCTAAAAGTCAAGGAAAAACCGAATTGACTTATGAACAATGGGTGCAGGTTAGAACACCTGAGTTTAAAGCTTGGTTTGGCAATTGGGAAAAACCAAATAAGAAAACATCAAAGGTGGTCAATCCAAGAACGGGCGAGCCTTTGGTTGTGTATCACGGTACCGGTCATGCTCCGTTTGACACATTCACCATGGACTTTATGGGGAAAAATGGGACGGCTGATGGACGAGGACATTACTTTACATCAGACCCGAACTTTGCCAATTTATACACCAGCGAAAATGGGCATGTGTTTTCTGTATTTCTTAATGTGCCCACCGTATTTTCGAATGATAAAGTCACACTCAAACCGACTGCCATTAAAAAAATTATTAAGCGTATCGATGAACTTAACGGTGACGAAACAGAGGTCGGCTTTTTGAGTAACTACGATGATGTAGCCTATTCCGGTGAAGCGGCCGCAATGAGAACTGCCTTGGAATATTTGTTAGAGGAAAATAGTAACGATGTTGATGTTATTAATGAGATGATAAACATCAACGGAATGAGTGCTGAGCAAACGTTACAAGCCGTTAGTGAAGTTCTAGGAGCGACAGGAAGTATTATTAATCAAGCCGACGGTAGTCAGCATTTCGTTGTTAGTGGATCTAATCAGATTAAATCTGCTGTAGGTAACGTAGGTACTTTTAGTAAAGATAATCCTAATATCTATTACCAGCTTGATGAGCGTATCAATTCAGATTTTGCCAAGGCGGTGGATAAAGCTTTTACAGACCCAAAAAGTCAAGGTGCTGTTAAAGTGGGGAAAACTCCTGCCGTCCTTAAAATGCTAGGATTGCCTGATACCAAGGTCATTATTACGCATCAAGTATTACATAAAGTAATGGGCGGTAAGCACAATGTTTCACCCGAGGTGTTGAAACGCCTACCCAAAGAAATCAATAATCCAGTAGCGGTAATGAAGTCTCATACCAAAGAAAATAGCTATGTGGTTTTGACTGAGTTGTTGGAGCAAGAAAATGGGGTTGATAAACCTGTTATTGCCGCATTGCATTTAAAACAAACAAAAAGTGGTTTTGAATTAATTAATATTGCTAGTGTTTATGGGAGAAGTAAGTCACAGATTCAGACAGGGTTAAATGAGGATTTATTGTATTTGAACAAAGAAAAAGGTTCTCGGCTGGCAGATACCCTTGGGCTTCAATTGCCCGCACCGTACCTGAATCTAGAAAAACTAGATTCCGAGAACCTTGTTACTGATAATGTTAAAACAGAATCAGATTTAAATCAATATATTACACAAAACTCGTTGCGTCAGGACAACGATTCTCCCCGAGGTGCGTTTAACCCAGAGTCTAACACTATTCATCTATTCCAAAAAGCGGACTTCTCAACACTGGCTCATGAGATGGGGCATGCTTATTTAGAGATGAATAACAAGATTGTGAATGAGTTAATTAGCCGACCTGAGGGTTCATTAACAGAGCAAGAGCAATCTATGGTAGATGACTTTAATACCACGCTGAAATGGTTTGGTGTTAAAGACATTCAAACGTGGAATAGCATGAGTATTGAGCAAAAACGTGAATATCATGAGCAGTTTGCAAGAGGCTATGAAGCGTATTTATTTGAAGGCAATTCGCCTAGTGTCGAAATGAGCGGTGTGTTTGCTCGCTTTAGTGCATGGTTAAAGTCTATTTACAAAAACATTAAGTCGCTGAATGTTGAGCTTAACGACGAAATTCGCGGTGTATTTGATCGCATGATTGCAACGGAATCGCAGATTGAGATGATGGAGCAAGCTCGTCAGATGATACCGCTTTTTGAAACGGCAGAACAAGCAGGTATGACACAAGAGGAGTTTGCACACTATCAATCGTTAAATCAACAAGCAAGCGAACAGGCTAAGGAAGAATTGGGTAATAAATCCGTTCGTACCATGAAGTGGTTAGGTAATGCGAGAGGTAGAGCGTTAAAGAATCTTCAAGCTCAGGCAAAAGGATTAAGAGCGGAAATTGCCAAAGAAGTTACCCCACAAATCATGCAACAACCGCTGTACGTGGCGTGGACATTCTTGACGGGTAAACGCAATGGCGACCATCCTTCTGCCCGATTTAACCGACAAGAGATAGCTCAGAAGTATGGTAAAGATAGCGTGATTTATCAGAAGTTAGATAAACATCGCATGATGACGAATGATGGTATGACCGCAGATATGGTGGCAGAATTACTGTCGTATGAATCTAGTGACCAACTCATTCAGGAGTTAGCTACTGCGATGAGTCCACAAGAAGCGATTGAGGCAACGGTAGACCAATTGATGTTAGAACGCCATAGTGAGTTTGCGACCGAATCAGGTATTGAAGCATTAGCAGACCAAGCGGTGCATAATGAGTTACGTCAGAAAATGGTCGCTATGGAGCTAGGAGCTTTTGAACGAGCTACAAAAGGCGTGAATAGCAAGTCTAGTCTTTTAATGAAGGCGGCTAAATCCATTGCCACAAATATACTTAACAAACAACGTATTCGTGATTTGACACCGGGTCAGTATGCGAGTGCTGAAACAAGGGCAGGCAAGCTGGCCATGCAGGAATTGAAAAAAGGCAATACGGATAAAGCGGCGATGTTTAAGCGTAATCAGTTGCTAAATAGCGTATTAACGCGTCAGGTCTACGATACCAAAGAGCAGATTTATAAAGACCTGAAATACTTGCGTAAGTTTGATAAGGATAGTATTCGCAAGAAGATTGACCGAGAACATCTTGACCAAATTGATTATCTTTTAAATAAGATGGATTTAAGAAGTTCTCGCACGCTTGCTGACATTGACCGAAGTCAACAACTTGCGAAATGGGTGGAAGAACAAAGGGCTCAAAGGCTAGATCCAGATATCGATGCGGTCACACTTGATGCGGCTCAAAAGACAAGTTACAAGAACATGACGGTAGAAGAGTTTAATGCGTTTGTAGATGCCATTAAACAGATAGAACACCAAGGCAAGTTAAAGCGACAGTTGTTACTGGAAAAGAGTCGTCGCACTTTTGAAGAACGTCGTGATGAAGTGGTCAGCAGTATCTATGAACATGCAGGCACTAAAAACGTTAACAATCGCTCACCAAGTGGCGTATGGGCGACATGGTTTGAGAAAGTTCGGAAGTTTGGACAAGCCCACATCAAGACGGCTATTCAAATGCGAATCATGGATGGTGGTCGTGATGGAGGCCCGTTGTGGAATTTGTTTATTCGCACGGCCAATGAAAGACAAACTTGGAAAACCACTAAAACAGCTGAGCTAACGAAAAGGCTGTACGATTTACTTGAGCCTATTAGTAAAGCAGGTGGGTTTGGTAAAAAAATCCATATTAAAGAGATTAACGAGTCATTGACTAAAGAGCAGATTTTTATGGTGGGGTTGAACGTTGGGAATGACGGAAACCTGCAACGTTTAATGTCTGGCGAGAAGTGGAACGAGGCTCAGCTACAAGCCGTGTTGTCGCACTTGAGTAAAGAAGATTGGGACGCTATTCAAGGTATTTGGGATACGTTTGAGTCGTTACGTCCAGAGATTGCCGCTAAAGAAAAAAGACTCAATGGTAAAGAGCCTGACTGGATTGAGACTCGTTCGGTTGTGACACCATACGGTACATATCGTGGGGGGTATTTCCCGATCAAATATGACCCTGCTCAATCTCAATCTGCCGACAGTCATTTTTCTGCAGAAGATGGCAAGCGTGCAATGCAAGCGGCTTATACGGCCAGTACCACACGTCGTAACTTTATTAAGTCTCGCGTGGATGTGGTTGAAAATAGACCGCTACTGCTTCAGATGTCTGTTGTGTACTCTGGGCTAAATGATGTTGTCCATGACCTTGCGTGGCACGAGTGGTTAATTGATACGAATAGATTATTAAGAGATGCCCAAATCGATAAAGCCATTCGTGATAAGTACGGTGCCGTTGTTCTTGCTAATATTAAAGGGTGGGTGTCTGCGATTGCTGAGGGCGATCACAAGTCGGGTTCGGCATGGGACGCTGCGTCTAGTTTTGTTCGCAAGAACGTCAGTGTCGCATCACTAGGATTCTCGTTCTGGTCGGCTATTCAACAGCCCATTGGTTTGACCCAATCGGTGGTTCGTGTCGGCGGTAAATGGGTGGTGCGAAGCACTAAATCTTATATGGCCAATCCTGTTAAGATGACGCAAGCGGTACGTGAAAAATCAGTGTTCATGGCCAACCGCAGTAAAACTTATATGCGAGAGTTAAATGAGTTGAATAACGTCATTAGAAAACGCAGTAAGCTTGATGAATTTAACCGTAAGTATGCCTATAGCTTGATGATGCTGACGCAAGGAATGGTGGATACGATTACTTGGAACGCCGCTTATGAAAAGGCGATTGCTCAGGGGGTCGATGAGAAAACAGCGATTGCTTTATCAGACCAAGCAGTTATCGACTCGCAAGGTGGCGGTGAGACAAAAGACTTGTCTGCCATTGAACGCGGTAGCCCTACTGAGAAACTGTTTACTGTGTTTTATTCATTCTTTAACACGCAATTAAACTTGGCATACTCAAGTGCGAAGAGTAAGCAAGCGGTATTGGCTAAGGTTAAAGACTTCTCATGGCTTTATTTGGCACCTGCGATTTTAACGGTTATGCTCAAAAGTGCGGTGACACCGAGTGATGATGACGATGAGGATTCTTTGTGGTTAGCGGTGTCTAATGAATTGACAGGGCAGTTAATCAGTCAATTTGCTTATATTAGAGAAGCACAAAGTGCATGGAACGCCCTTTTTGGACAATCCGCTATTAGCTACTCAGGTCCTGCAGGGTTACGCTCACTTAAAACATTAGAAAACGTTGCCACTCAAATAAGACAAGGCGAGTTGGACGAGGGTTTAGTAAGGTCGTTAGTAGATTTAGCAGGTAACGCTAAGGGCTTACCTTCTGTGCAAATCAACCGTACGATCAAAGGGGTAGACGCTTTGATGGAAGGCGATACAAGTAACCCATTGGCTATTTTCTTTGGCTATAAAGGCAAGTAA